A genomic region of Lysinibacillus sp. 2017 contains the following coding sequences:
- a CDS encoding DUF4188 domain-containing protein — translation MRAKIFNGRHIANSKDQEFVVFMIGMRINDLFKFWKWLPVFKAMGPMIKELYQHPQWGFLHTEFFFSWRKVVLIQYWKSFNDLINYAHGKNHAAAWKAYNQKVKDNGSVGVFHETYQIGKGASEAMYVNMPKSGLAIATEHIPVSPATNTARKRMNE, via the coding sequence ATAAGAGCGAAAATTTTCAACGGCAGACATATCGCCAATTCCAAGGATCAAGAATTTGTTGTTTTTATGATTGGGATGCGGATTAATGACCTGTTCAAATTTTGGAAGTGGTTACCGGTGTTTAAAGCGATGGGGCCAATGATTAAAGAATTGTACCAACACCCACAATGGGGCTTCTTACACACTGAATTTTTCTTCAGTTGGAGAAAGGTTGTCCTTATTCAATACTGGAAAAGTTTCAATGATTTAATCAACTATGCTCATGGAAAAAACCATGCTGCTGCGTGGAAAGCATACAATCAAAAGGTTAAAGATAATGGAAGTGTCGGTGTTTTTCACGAAACGTATCAAATCGGAAAAGGTGCCTCTGAAGCGATGTATGTGAATATGCCGAAATCAGGTTTAGCAATAGCTACCGAACATATACCAGTATCTCCAGCAACGAATACTGCTAGAAAAAGAATGAATGAGTAA
- a CDS encoding HipA domain-containing protein, with translation MKKIHIPTDAIRIISTSSKGDQSKWRIGDKWVKQNTLGYEGQAEVLASLVLACSTLQEKDYVKYYPCKIVVPYGETSIGCYSYDFRGKLQEVTLERLFEANFTSTDPILNDKSLSTHEKFEQIMQLVQDFTGLNVRLEIARLLAFDAIILNEDRHTNNILFLYDPLEKEWKLAPIFDNGLSLLSDEKDYILGKPITILKRKVKAKPFNSSFSKQVTLYKGPAFIDKLKLIATLETSTIDFGRAKQVLLSQLNEPNLKHLFFERSEIND, from the coding sequence ATGAAAAAAATTCATATACCAACTGATGCCATTCGGATTATAAGTACTTCTAGTAAAGGTGACCAATCCAAATGGCGTATAGGTGATAAGTGGGTTAAGCAAAATACACTTGGCTATGAAGGTCAAGCTGAAGTGCTTGCTTCACTTGTATTAGCTTGCTCTACATTACAAGAAAAAGATTATGTAAAGTACTATCCCTGTAAAATTGTTGTGCCTTATGGAGAAACTTCTATTGGCTGTTATTCTTATGATTTCAGAGGGAAATTGCAAGAAGTTACGCTTGAACGTCTATTTGAAGCCAACTTTACATCGACGGATCCAATTCTTAATGATAAATCTCTTTCTACGCATGAAAAATTTGAGCAAATCATGCAGCTAGTACAGGACTTTACTGGACTAAATGTACGTTTAGAAATCGCTCGCCTACTTGCCTTTGATGCGATTATTTTAAATGAGGACCGACATACGAATAACATATTGTTCTTATATGATCCGCTTGAAAAGGAATGGAAGCTTGCACCAATTTTTGATAATGGTTTAAGCTTATTATCTGATGAAAAGGACTACATTTTGGGTAAACCTATAACGATATTAAAACGTAAAGTAAAGGCAAAACCATTTAACTCATCCTTTTCCAAACAAGTAACTCTTTATAAAGGACCAGCATTTATTGATAAATTAAAATTAATTGCAACACTAGAGACGAGTACAATTGATTTTGGACGAGCAAAGCAAGTATTACTATCTCAGTTAAACGAACCAAATCTAAAACATCTTTTCTTTGAAAGAAGTGAAATAAATGATTGA